In Gossypium arboreum isolate Shixiya-1 chromosome 3, ASM2569848v2, whole genome shotgun sequence, the sequence ACTGTGTTGTTACTCGGTGGCAGCATTCCATTTATGCTCTTCACATCATTGCCTAGAGTGCCAGCACCAACCATGCCGCCAGTGTTATTAAGTTGGCTAGACATTATTTCATGAATGATTTTCTGAACAGAGCTTTGGGATTCATTGGGATCCGCCTCACTGGAAAGAGCTGGCTGCTGTATAGGCATGTTCATTGCTGGAGAATTTGCAGAACTCATGTGACTTGAAGCTGCTAAGGCACCATGCGGAGCTTGAGGAGGATTATTAGATGAGGAAGGTGTTGGCGATTGAAATGGAGAAGGATTTGCTTGTGTTTGGGGTATTGTGCTAGACGAACCAGGGGACGGGATCTGCACAGAGTTTCCACCATAGGGACTGCTTGCACTATTCATAGAATTCTGCTGTCTGGAGTTCATGGAATTCTGGTGTAGAGGCCCAGCAATGGTGCCAGCAGATGTTGATGCAGATGCTACATTAAGCGAGTTATTTACATTAGCCACACCATTGTTAGCAGCAAGCTGCATCCCAGAAGCCTGGGCAGAACTTTGATCACCATTAGAGCTCTGGGTCATCATTTGCTGTTGTGGTGTCTGCTGCTGTTGCTGATGCTGTTCCTCAGGCTGTTGAGATTGTGCATGAAAACCAGATGAAGTGCTCGTTCTTCGAGGGAACTTGGCCAAACTCTCTGAGGAAAAACTAAATAAATGAGATAAATAACAAATGAATCTGAAGCTACACTTGTAAAGTTATTATTTCTCACAGTAATTCCAAAATGCAACTGGTGAAATGAGTTAAATGAATACATTTGGCTGTTAATAACCAGTTAAAAAACACAGCCCTTCATCAAAACTCAAAAAATCAGAACATTTTCATACGGTTCCAAGCTACAAAAAGGGCTACCAGATCCAAGACTGTCAACCAGCTTATAGAACTCCCATTGAGACTAGTTACTACAGGAAGCCTTGACTGGTACTTTCAAGCATTATAAAGTATCTTCTAGAAAAAAGcaatgacaaaattaaaatagATTTAGCAATGGAAATCTTGTCAAAACTTACCCATGGGTCCAGTCCTTGTTTCTCTACTGTAATCAATCAAGTCTTTCATACTATTAACCACTTCAGATATCTGTTAAAACCCCAATAAAATAAGGAAACATGAGTAGTTTGAATACAAGTCAAtgcaaaaaattttgaaaagaagaTACAACTGTAGAACTCATCTTCACATTTTAGCTTTTCCCGTTGTCATAACAtgataataaaacattttaactACATTTCAATAATATTGTTTATTTTCTCTTAGACTTCAAAAGAAGCAACTGCTACAGCATTCCGATGATGCAAGTACGTACAACATTGGATCCAAACAAACTTGAGAAGATCGTAGAACAGAGTAATTTGTAGTGGAAACTTACAAGCTAGTAAGTGTTAAAAGGATACAAATTTTCCCTAGAAACAAACGAGAATTTTGGAAAATAGGTAGAGCAGATGCAGGAAATTACCTGAAGACACCTCACATATCTCTTTGTATAACCCAAATCATTTACCAATGGCACTTCCAAGGCTTTAGCCAATTGCCGAGCCGATGCTACAAACCTAAAGTTCATCCATAGCTAATTAGAATTCCATGAGtgcaatattattatttaataaatcaaaaataaGTAAATGGTATACTGCAAGTTAATTTGATGTGCCCAACCCAAGTGAGCGTGTATGTGTGTGTGACTGAGATCCTAATCAAAATCTATCATAATGAAGCATCTATCATAACTGTAAAGAGGAAAAAGAATAAATCTCAAGAATATGAAACAGACCATGATTTTAAGTAAATGAACTATTGGTCCATTGATTCGATTAGAAAAAAGTACAATATTAAAAAAAGACATACAAGTTACAGTTATTCTGCAAATCTGGAGCAGATAAATTTGTTGATGCATTTTGTGTTGCAGCTTGATACTTTTGAGCTGCAGCCCCAAGTTGACTAACCTGTACAACCCAACTTACAACCATCAAATACAACTAAAAACCAGAGAAGCAGCAGTCATACTCTTAGAATCCAAAGAATAAATATGACAATTTGCTCTTGATTTATGGTGAGAATTCATCATCATCATTGATATGACATTTTCTAGATTGCAAGAATGCGCAAAAGGAAGAACCAATCATAAAATAAAAAGACATCCCAACTTCTTGATATGATAATCTCATAAAAGcaacataaaaagaaaaattacaaGTCAACACAGGTTTCATACGGTTCAAACATACTATGCACACAGATCAAAAGCATATATCGGACATTCTCAAGCAATAGAGAATCACAACCTGAGGTATCAATAATCTTCTAGGGATGAGTTCCTCGTGACGCCGAGCACAAAATTCCCAAGAACAAATCTAAAAAGAATGAAAGAGCCTAAATTTAGTTAATGAGATCCCAAAACTTTAAGAGTCAATAGAAAGCCACTACTTCAATTTGTAACCTTCAGATCTGGGGAGAAAACTATCCTAAGCTGACCATCACGAACAACACGAAGCTGCTCAAAAACACTTTCTTGTATTGCTTTTGCATAGTCCAGGACAATTTGTCCTGATGAATTCTGATACTCACGGGGcatatcaacataaagaagtTCTTCCAAAGTACCACTttcatatttaattttgaaaagccTAGGGAGAACCTCAACAGTCGCCTCTGAAAGCACAACAGGGAGAGATTAGATATACAGTAGAAAGGGATAAATAAAAGCCACAACAAACTTAATGTATACCACTTTACGCTGTAATGGGATATTGACACCCCAATAAGAAGCACTAATACATGTTAATCAAATAATATAAGATGGAAAACTAGTTGATTGACTGTATCCcgaaaaaagaaaagaggaacAGGAACAAAAAGAGACATAAAAGAAAAGGGCATACCAAAACCACGTCCTGGCTTCCTATTGCATATTTCACAGTGCCATACATCCTGTAACATTTATACAGCAGTTCAATTATCCTTTTGCCATTAACATATACCCAAAACCCAAGGAGAAACTCAATGTATAAGTATTTACCATCAGGTGAGCAAACAAACAAAGATGTAAAGTTCTAAAGGTAACTGTCTTCATTCAATTACATAAGATGCCAATTGAATAAGGTTCAGAGTGAGAAGTATAGGCAAGTTTTTATCAGCAGACCTGAGGGAAAACACCAGTTGTTTGGCGGCCATTTCCATACATAGAAACGCACCACTTCTTTTTGGCATTTGGCGCAAAGTACTCAGCAACAAACTTTCTCCAGAATTCAATATTGTTGTCCTACATGAAAAAACAGAAATGTTACATCCAGAAAGCCACTGCATACATGTGGAAATAGATCTTCAGACCATGGAGATCTTACTTCAGGTCTATGTTGTTGCTGATACATGTAATGTGTCAGTCGCCGAGCACACATCCCAGGCTCATATGCTGATTTCACAGGTGATCTCAAAGGCAAATTCTGCTGTTGAAACTGCTGTGGTAATTGAGGCCTTTGTTGAGGCATTGCTTTCAAAAGTTGTTGGTGGTGGTGTTGCTGTTGTAGCTGCAAGAGTCTTTGTTGATGCAAAAGACTGATTTGGGCGGCAGCAGTTTGTGGGGGCTGTCGTGACATTTGGAGCAACTGCTGCTGCTGTTGCTGCTGCTGTTGTTGCTGCTGATGCAAAAACGACTGATCTGAATGTTGAGGTTCCATTTTTACCTGTGCCAAAGTTCTTGAAGGCGGGATTTGTTGTGGTTCCAATTTCACAGGAGCAAGATTTCTCAGCGATTGCAACTGCTGTGGCTGGCTGTGCTGATCATTAGTCAGTTGTGGCTCCAATTTGACAGCCCCAACACCAGCCATCCCTCCTCTAATAGATTGAAACTGTTGCTGCTGCTGCAGCTGTCCTTGTTGGGTGTTGTGAGGGGCAGAGACCTGTTGCATCCCTTGTTGACCATGTTGGAACTGCTGTGACTCCGGTTGTTGGGGCTGTTGTTGATCTGGTAAAATATGGTTACCAGAAAGGTTAGAATACTGCTGACCTTGAACTTGACCAGACGACCCAGGGTTTGCCATGTTCGATGGCACAAATGACGATGGGGCATTAAACCCCATCCCAGTACCCACATTTGAAAGTGGATCGGATTCAGCCCCTGAATCGATTCCTCCACGCTGGCCACTCCCAGGACCAGAAAGCTGAGGGTTTGGACCCCCATTCCCAAATGACTGATTTAGAAGGGAAGAAACATTAggcacattcccgagcatattcaTATTATTAAACTGAGTACGAGGAGACACTAATGAAGGAAACCCAGATTGAGAAGGAAGACCACCGCCTTGTGATCCTAGCATCCCTGAATTTGTTCGCAAAAGAGATGACGGAACAGACTGCGCACCACCTATTGGAGTAGAAGGCCCTAATGGCACCATGTTTCAAGAATAACTGCCTAAAACTCACTCACTCACAAAACTGTAACAACTATCTAAAACAACATGAATTCAACTAAATAAACTACAGTTAATAGAACAAAACACAAAAAAATCAGCCGCAGAGTTCAAGAAATCAGCCCAACTTGGCTGCTTTTAACTTTCCAGTCCTCATtgtggaaaaataacaagggatCAGTTCGGTGcctgagcatatagctttctgtTCCACCATACAAGCGGCCATTACCAAAGAAAACCGAATCCCAAGAAGAAACTCTGATTCTGAGCATTCTAACATTTACAGTCAAGCAACACTAGAATGGCTTTCCCTCGAATTcctaataaaagaaaagaagacaTAAGAATTTTCAGATCCACTGGAACATAAATCATCcgaaaaataattttactaaCATTCAGCACAAAAAGTAACTAAGACTGTCAACAAAAAAATGTAAAACTGAAATCAGATAACCGTAAAATCAAACTCCAATCGAATCTTAAAGAAAAACCTAAATCTCAAAACTGTAGAAATTTAAAACTCAAAcaaaattttccttaaaattagAGAAAGACAGTAAAATCAACTGACCAAGCTGAAATTTTTAACCTCCAAACCCCCCAAAAAATTGCAACTTTATTAGAAGAAAAACGAATGTTTAAccaaatacattaaaaaaagcAACTAAACTCGATCCAGCCACTAACAGCAGAAATCAATGATCCAGacttaaaccccaaaaaaaaaatagcaaaagGGTCAAAGCTAAAGAGACTTTAAGAAGACTTACCAGCGTTGAAAAATTCCCACAGTTACTGTCAAAAGATAAACAAAGAAGAaggggaaagaaaataaaaaagtaaagaaAGTTTCCCAAATCTCCAAAGCTTTGATTTCAATCAAAACATACCCAAAACTAAAAATACCAAAATGTCTTTTAAACTCTCTTTCTCTTCaattcttcttctcttttttttctttttttcttttttgcttcAATAAACTGAAGCAATTAATATGTTTACACTtcaccaaaaaaaatttaaaccaaacaaaaaaaaaaccttcttTTTGCTCTCCTCTTAAATCAATTCTTctgctttttcttttttcttgtctCAGTACGTGCCCTGTTCTTCTTCGCTGTATCTAGAGAGAGAAAGAGTGTGTTTGTATTGTCCTTTGCGGACGTCAAAATTTCATTCCATTAGattgaattttcttttatttttcccccTTCACTCCCTTCCTTTGTTTCCAtggaatgatgatgatgatgatggatggCATCATATCCATCCATCCATCCATCTATCATGAATTATGGATGATGGGATGTATTAAAGTGACGCACTTGTTTCGTTGCATGTGTATGCTTACACTTATGCCACATGattgtttcaatttttttcaaatattgattattttaaaattaaattaatccaaTTAAATTACCATAAACTGAATATGggttaaaagtaaaattttattgcCATAaaatgtgtgttggatgtatatAAATtagaattaatataatttatttaaatttaaatttaaatttaattcaatccaATCAAAATAACATTTGAGAGactatgataaattaattaaattattcaaaattagaaattgaataaTTCGATTATCAGTAGAGTATCGCCTCCATCTTGGTATTCATTAGTAGCTGCCTGTATTTGTAGCAGTTTACCAACTACTACtagcatatttaatttttaaaaataaaattatgttattaatttaatttataatttataatatttaaatttgtatttatatattatatattttactaaaattttaaaaataaattataaacatctatattatatttaaattttggctaaatttatatataagttaacaatatattaattcaattgaaaaataattaaaatctcaATTTCTTTATAAAGTAGCAAATATTGATATATCTGAAAAATTTCATTCTTGacaatttattttttaagagTAAGGATTGTATAAAGCTGTGATTTCATGTTATCTCTATCTATTTCCAATAGGAGAATAACAAATCAGATTTTTGCTCCTGATTTTAGTATTTTTCagttggatttgaatttttttaggagaaaaaattgaaaatcaaGAGAAAAAATCTAATTCCTATTAAAAAGAAATAAGGATGACGTGGAATCACAATTTTATACAatctcttctctcttttttttagtTACAAAAGAAAGTTAAATTATAACACTCAACTGATAATAACAGACTGATTATTCAGCACTTATCCCTCAACATTACATATTGCACCACCAAATGtgataatgaaaaaaataaaactacGTTTAGCAACACCTTACCATCTTGTTTATAGTACTAATAGTCATGTTCGTTGTTCGTGATACATACCGAATCTCAACTTGCTAATTCTCATTATCCCGTTGCGAATGTCCAATGTCAATATTGTGTAATAATATAATGtatgtaatattttaatatagATAAATTGAAAAATGGTCCGAAATCCCAAAATAACGTCCAAACAAAAACAATACACATACTACTCTAATAAAAAGGAAGAATTTAGACAAAATATGTTGTTCGTTTAGCGGTCTCAATCGTGGCCGTTGAGGAGTCCTAGGCCCACCCTCACTGCTATATTTTTAAGGTTTTTTTAtgaagttttaattatttattataaatataataagaTTGATATCCGAATATATTAACCAAAGTATAGtccaattaatttttaaatatattccaacttaaattaaaataaaactcatAAATAATGAGAAATTACAAATATTATACAAAATGAAACTCAAAATACTGGTATTCAGCCATTACTTTTTAAAACCTTATTTATTCACTATAAAGTGCTTTTTGGAGTAGTATATACGGTATTGTCATAAAGCCATAATGTCATTTGATGCTTTGTGTTTgccattaatttttttctaaaagggTTATCAAGCATCATTTATAATATACAAAAAgatattataattaattgtttttaatgtatataaatatcatattttgtattttagcacaaaaatagatttaataaaattattatgaatttttaaacttaaatacattatatatatatatatatatatatatagtacacTAGCTTACATCAAAtttttgtattgtgtttaaaacatttgaacctAGTTAAGATCTATCATTTTCTCCCTATTTAGCCTATTCTTAGAAATATTAAGTATAATGCATTTAATTTTACTCTTGTAtgtcttttttttcctttttgaattTGTTTTTCTGAAAAGTAAAAGTTAATTACTGAAACTGACTTTTGGGGTATTATtatatactttatttttatttattcatgtagacattaaattttaaatagttaaaaggtgagtttttttataaaagaattaaGAGAAGGAAATGAAATTATTTAGAATCAAATAACATAAAATTCTTCTCATTAAATTAAGAAATTGTTGACAACTAAGATGGTTATATGGTTCATAATGAAAatactaattttatttctttgtaaATCATGATTCTGTATTTAAAAACAGGGTCCGCAATCTTAAATGCATCAAATCAATACAAAGAAAAGTAAATTAAattcaagaaaaatatgaaaaaaaacttTATGGCAATagtattttccatttattttaaaaataatgcttgaatatttaattattttaaacataatataaGTAAATTTATTAAAAGTAGATTATGACACAATTTTATGGTATGAGTGTAAAAAATTAAGTAGATTTTATGTTTATAATTCTtttgaaaacaataaaaaaattttattcaaacGGTAAAATTGAGGTGTTAAAAAATCTGGTGTCATATTTTTAAATCTATTGTTCTAAAAAACCTTCATGTCCggtttttatagattttatataaaaatatgaaaaataaaaatattgttatagcaatatttattactttttggaaaaataattttatatagttTCTTATTTAAGTTGGTCAACAATAAATTTGTGACACCaacttaattaataattatataataaatataaataaatcatAATGAAAAAGGACAAAcataatttgaataaaataaattatcaaattttatataatacctattataaatatatcaaataattataattatagtactttaaaaataaaaacaatatatattaTCATTTATATTTGTATGATGTATTTGACTTAATTGATGTCATAAGTTAATTCGCACCAACTCGCTTagaaaaattacttaaaattataattttataaagtatTGAGTATTAATATAACGATTATTTCgactcttttattatttttatatgaaatgcttaaaataaaacaactaaaaatgATGTGTTTAAATATTGAATTGAGCTTAAAGAAAACTTATTTATGAATGtaataattaattgttaagtAATTGGCTAAATAAGGCAAATCTGTTATTTTTTTAATTGGTCTTTTAggtccttttttttaaaaaaaaattaaggaagTAGGCTATTTTTAGGGAGAGTGTGTGAAAGCACATCGTTttcactctctctctctctcctcgcctttttttaattttgataaggttaagGTTAGGGGTTTTAGGGGTAAAACCACGAAAGTTTATATATAGAATTGAGGGGTCGGGGATGCTATAACGCATCTCAAAACACATACGTTTCATATGTCATGCCGGGATAAAACCATTACATCATAAATTAATCCTATGGAAGTCAGGTTTCAGGGTGATAGTGCTTGATAAGATCACGGGTCGAAGTCTAAGTGGAGGTCTCAGTCAACGGTCGGTGATTCTGACACGGGTTCGAGTATAACTAGGGGCTAGTTGACGGTCGTTATGCAGTCACGAGTTCAAGATTTTTGGATACATGATACCTTATATATATCATACATAAGATTGAGGGCATAACCATAGGGAAAACGGAGGGTTTTTCGGTATAATCAACgtaatttttttctctatttccagACAGTCAGTATCTTTAACCTTTCATTTTTATTCGAAAGCTAACATCGAAGTGGACAGAAGAGAGCTCTCAAGCATAAAGCGAATGTTCCAGCACAGTAGAGGTCAAACTTGGGTTGGCACGACGATAGTTGTAGTTATTAATGAGTTGTTTAATAACGAAAATCATTGTCACCCGAAAAGGAGCATCACCTTTACTGCACTACAACAATCGCTGTCCACCTAAAAGTCCTCCTATGTTCACAGCAGTGCTGGCCTTCAGATAAGAAGGAATGTTAAATATACCAGTTATATGGAAATAGAGAAAAAAGTATGTCAATTATAGTGAGAAGCCCCACAATTTTTCCCTATGATTATGCCATCAAACTTCTGTGTGGTATTTATAAGGCAACATTTCCAAGTATCAGAAAAGTTTGAGCTCGTGTCCGCATAATGACTGTCAATTGGCTCCCCCTATTATACTCTAATCTAAGACCACATAGCGGCCATCAATTGAGACCTCTATATAGACTTCCACCAGTAATCGTACAAGGCAAAATAACCCTGAAACCCATCTTTCATAGGATAGGTTTTAGAGGTAATGGTCCCATCTCGTAAGGATATATGAAATGTGTGCATCTCAAAGTGATATCGCATTACCGACGACTCTAGAATACCtcaaaccaaaaattttattgtaaactAGATGGATGGAGGCCAGAAGAGATGATGTTTTAAGGATGATGGAGTATAGAGGGGGAGCCGCCTTTTATAAGCGTAGGGGAAGAGAGAGATTGCAAAGGAAAAAATCTTCGTGGTTGAAATCCTGTCACAAGACTAGCGTTTTCATTGAATATCATCAAAATGTGTTTCAAATCTACCAAAAAATTATCGGGGTTAAGGTACTTTTTTTGCAGACTTTATGAAAATGTTAGTGAAAACTCATCTAGCTGGGCGAGCATGGCAAAAAGCTCGCCCAGCTAGACGAGTTTTCACTAACATTTTCATAAAGTCTGCAAAAAAAGTACATGACCCTAGGAATCCCAAGTAAACTCTGAAGCACGTTTTGAAGCATTAAATACCCTCTGAAGTATACGTctgattaagttattttatttg encodes:
- the LOC108475953 gene encoding transcriptional corepressor SEUSS, with amino-acid sequence MVPLGPSTPIGGAQSVPSSLLRTNSGMLGSQGGGLPSQSGFPSLVSPRTQFNNMNMLGNVPNVSSLLNQSFGNGGPNPQLSGPGSGQRGGIDSGAESDPLSNVGTGMGFNAPSSFVPSNMANPGSSGQVQGQQYSNLSGNHILPDQQQPQQPESQQFQHGQQGMQQVSAPHNTQQGQLQQQQQFQSIRGGMAGVGAVKLEPQLTNDQHSQPQQLQSLRNLAPVKLEPQQIPPSRTLAQVKMEPQHSDQSFLHQQQQQQQQQQQQLLQMSRQPPQTAAAQISLLHQQRLLQLQQQHHHQQLLKAMPQQRPQLPQQFQQQNLPLRSPVKSAYEPGMCARRLTHYMYQQQHRPEDNNIEFWRKFVAEYFAPNAKKKWCVSMYGNGRQTTGVFPQDVWHCEICNRKPGRGFEATVEVLPRLFKIKYESGTLEELLYVDMPREYQNSSGQIVLDYAKAIQESVFEQLRVVRDGQLRIVFSPDLKICSWEFCARRHEELIPRRLLIPQVSQLGAAAQKYQAATQNASTNLSAPDLQNNCNLFVASARQLAKALEVPLVNDLGYTKRYVRCLQISEVVNSMKDLIDYSRETRTGPMESLAKFPRRTSTSSGFHAQSQQPEEQHQQQQQTPQQQMMTQSSNGDQSSAQASGMQLAANNGVANVNNSLNVASASTSAGTIAGPLHQNSMNSRQQNSMNSASSPYGGNSVQIPSPGSSSTIPQTQANPSPFQSPTPSSSNNPPQAPHGALAASSHMSSANSPAMNMPIQQPALSSEADPNESQSSVQKIIHEIMSSQLNNTGGMVGAGTLGNDVKSINGMLPPSNNTVLNGGNTLVGNGTISNNSVIGGVGFGSTSGGLGQSAMVNGIRATMGNNPVMNGRMGMAQMARDQLMNHQQQDMGNQLLNGLGALNGFNNYQFDWKPSP